A genomic segment from Ramlibacter agri encodes:
- a CDS encoding cyanophycinase, which translates to MRRRDLLISSLLTGSTLPLAAQTPARGRLVIVGGAEDRVRDRLVLRRFLEYAGGPQARIRLLAAASSVPLIVAESYRNAFAEIGARDFELLPLLDRDAASRPEVVQAILQADAIFMSGGDQSRLMDVLRDTPAAAALHYAHRHNGCCIGGTSAGAAVMSRHMIAQGPAVRRPRKDVVAMGIGLSLLPAAIVDQHFSERGRLARLFSALAQRPDLLGVGIDEDTALVVESQEAIEIIGSGAVTLVDASAVRTNIGELEPKSEIEMLGLQLHSLPSGHRYAAHMSRQNAAWPAGLLESVQRLVAPASA; encoded by the coding sequence ATGCGTCGACGCGACCTGCTGATTTCATCGCTGCTCACCGGCTCGACGCTGCCCCTGGCCGCGCAAACGCCGGCGCGCGGGCGGCTCGTCATCGTCGGCGGCGCCGAGGACCGCGTGCGCGACCGGCTGGTCCTGCGGCGCTTCCTCGAATACGCCGGCGGCCCGCAAGCCCGCATCCGCCTGCTGGCCGCGGCAAGCTCCGTACCCTTGATCGTCGCCGAAAGCTACCGGAACGCATTTGCCGAGATCGGCGCCCGGGATTTCGAACTGCTGCCCTTGCTCGATCGCGACGCCGCGTCCCGGCCCGAAGTCGTCCAGGCGATCCTGCAGGCGGACGCGATCTTCATGAGCGGCGGCGACCAGTCGCGGCTGATGGACGTGTTGCGCGACACGCCCGCGGCCGCCGCGCTGCACTACGCCCACCGGCACAACGGCTGCTGCATCGGCGGCACGAGCGCTGGCGCCGCGGTGATGTCGCGCCACATGATCGCGCAAGGGCCGGCGGTGCGGCGCCCGCGCAAGGACGTCGTCGCCATGGGCATCGGGCTCAGCCTGCTGCCGGCGGCGATCGTCGACCAGCACTTCTCCGAACGCGGACGGCTCGCGCGCCTGTTCTCGGCGCTCGCCCAGCGGCCCGACCTGCTGGGCGTGGGCATCGACGAAGACACGGCCCTCGTCGTCGAGAGCCAGGAGGCGATCGAGATCATCGGTAGCGGCGCCGTCACGCTGGTCGACGCTTCTGCCGTGCGCACCAACATCGGCGAGCTGGAGCCGAAGAGCGAGATCGAAATGCTGGGACTGCAGTTGCACTCCCTTCCCTCTGGCCACCGCTATGCGGCGCACATGTCCCGGCAGAACGCGGCGTGGCCGGCGGGATTGCTGGAGTCGGTGCAGCGGCTGGTGGCGCCGGCTTCGGCGTAG
- a CDS encoding GntR family transcriptional regulator — translation MSSEDDLGGAWEPVADHVLLRLRDAILGGEIPPGAKISEPEMAKKYGVSRAPLREAIRRLEERSLVTRIPRQGARVVVLDAKKVNDIFQLREAIEGMAAREAALNITPEEIAKLREALERQRVATEMAADGGYPFKSLDTDYHSAIVRASRNEFLIKFLSEDYHGLIDLCRRQQRRRPERTLRSMFEHQRIVDALADRDPELAELTMRRHVARAKQDILQNMSIPQADQGDKP, via the coding sequence ATGAGCTCGGAAGACGACCTCGGCGGCGCCTGGGAGCCGGTTGCCGACCACGTGCTGCTGCGGCTGCGCGACGCCATCCTCGGAGGCGAAATCCCGCCTGGCGCGAAGATCAGCGAGCCCGAGATGGCGAAGAAGTACGGCGTGAGCCGCGCGCCGCTGCGCGAGGCGATCCGCCGCCTGGAGGAGCGCAGCCTGGTCACGCGCATCCCGCGCCAGGGCGCGCGCGTCGTCGTGCTCGACGCGAAGAAGGTCAACGACATCTTCCAGCTGCGCGAGGCGATCGAAGGCATGGCCGCGCGCGAGGCGGCACTGAACATCACGCCGGAAGAGATCGCCAAGTTGCGCGAAGCGCTGGAGCGCCAGCGGGTCGCGACGGAAATGGCAGCCGACGGCGGCTACCCCTTCAAGAGCCTCGACACCGACTACCACTCGGCCATCGTCCGCGCCAGCCGCAACGAGTTCCTGATCAAGTTCCTCAGCGAGGACTACCACGGGCTGATCGACCTGTGCCGGCGCCAGCAACGCCGGCGGCCCGAGCGGACCTTGCGGTCGATGTTCGAACACCAGCGCATCGTCGATGCCCTGGCCGACCGCGACCCGGAGCTCGCCGAGCTCACGATGCGCCGGCACGTCGCGCGAGCGAAGCAGGACATCCTGCAAAACATGAGCATTCCCCAAGCAGACCAAGGAGACAAACCATGA
- a CDS encoding MFS transporter has translation MTNSPAAHPTGPGTALMGLLAAGAGLSVAAIYYSQPLLGVVGADLQAPPWLVGWIPTTTQLGYAAGLLLFGPLADRFDRRRVILAKLFALTLALLLAAAAPSVWALLFASAVIGITATAAQDFVPAAATLAPPEQRGKLVGTVMTGLLLGILLSRVLSGAVAAQAGWRTMFVLAAFAVAAIAVATWRVLPAFARNASLDYAALLRSLAELWRAHPALRRAAIAQGLLGVGFSAFWSTLAVMLHAAPFHLGSAAAGAFGLAGAAGALAAPFAGRIADRRGPLLVVRLGAAISAAAFLAIALGTVLPVASQLVLLALCTVVFDLGVQGSMIAHQTIIYGLDASARSRLNAVLMTKLFVGMALGSALGSVLLAREGWMGVMLLATLTSAAALAVQARRS, from the coding sequence ATGACGAATAGCCCCGCGGCCCACCCCACGGGCCCCGGCACGGCGTTGATGGGCCTGCTGGCCGCGGGCGCCGGACTGTCGGTTGCCGCGATCTATTACAGCCAGCCGCTGCTGGGCGTCGTCGGCGCCGACCTGCAGGCGCCGCCCTGGCTGGTGGGCTGGATCCCGACGACCACGCAGCTCGGATACGCGGCGGGCTTGCTGCTGTTCGGCCCGCTGGCGGACCGCTTCGACCGCCGGCGCGTGATCCTCGCCAAGCTGTTCGCCTTGACGCTCGCCCTGCTGCTCGCTGCGGCCGCTCCGTCGGTCTGGGCCCTGCTGTTCGCCAGTGCCGTCATCGGCATCACGGCCACCGCGGCCCAGGACTTCGTGCCGGCCGCGGCCACGCTGGCGCCGCCGGAGCAGCGCGGCAAGCTGGTCGGCACCGTGATGACGGGCCTGCTACTTGGCATCCTGTTGTCGCGCGTCCTGAGTGGCGCGGTCGCTGCGCAAGCGGGTTGGCGCACGATGTTCGTGCTGGCCGCTTTCGCCGTTGCGGCCATCGCTGTCGCGACATGGCGCGTGCTGCCCGCTTTTGCGCGGAATGCCAGCCTGGACTACGCGGCGCTGCTGCGCTCGCTGGCCGAACTGTGGCGCGCACACCCCGCGCTGCGGCGGGCTGCGATCGCGCAAGGCCTGCTGGGCGTCGGCTTCAGCGCGTTCTGGTCGACGCTGGCCGTGATGCTGCACGCCGCGCCTTTCCACCTGGGCAGCGCCGCGGCCGGCGCCTTCGGGCTGGCTGGCGCCGCTGGCGCGCTGGCCGCGCCGTTCGCGGGCCGCATCGCCGACCGGCGCGGTCCCTTGCTGGTCGTGCGACTGGGCGCGGCGATCTCCGCCGCGGCCTTCCTGGCCATCGCGCTGGGCACGGTGCTGCCAGTTGCGAGCCAGCTCGTGTTGCTCGCTCTGTGCACCGTGGTGTTCGACCTGGGCGTGCAGGGCTCGATGATCGCGCACCAGACCATCATCTACGGCCTGGACGCCTCGGCCCGCAGCCGCCTCAACGCGGTGTTGATGACGAAGCTGTTCGTCGGCATGGCGCTCGGGTCTGCCTTGGGCAGCGTGCTGCTGGCGCGTGAGGGTTGGATGGGCGTGATGCTGCTCGCCACGCTGACGTCGGCTGCGGCGCTGGCGGTGCAGGCGCGCCGCTCGTGA
- a CDS encoding STAS domain-containing protein has product MSGGPGHEIVFYKCRRKRDKSPIIGRSPIPALCGHSMTSHTDTLVRLLGEQDSQLLDDWLQEAGGLSPRISEGARNGMRAEAREIASSTRAALSAGGNLDDISGPAWAALRQALESLSRSRAAQGQSAGDTSLFVLSFKRPLFARVQASVPADAQLAAAWSISSMVDRMAQWTVTTYQGTREELIQRQQYELLELSTPVIKLFEGVLAVPMIGTLDSNRTQVVMETLLQRIVETGSRLAIIDITGVPTVDTLVAQHLLKTVSAIRLMGAECIISGIRPQIAQTIVHLGIDLQGVATKSSLADALALAMQQQGFVVTRTRGS; this is encoded by the coding sequence ATGTCCGGAGGGCCGGGCCATGAGATTGTCTTCTACAAATGCCGGCGCAAACGCGACAAGAGCCCCATAATCGGCCGCTCACCCATCCCGGCCCTTTGCGGCCACTCCATGACTTCCCACACAGACACTCTGGTCCGGCTCCTCGGCGAGCAGGACTCCCAACTACTGGACGATTGGCTGCAGGAGGCGGGTGGACTTTCACCCCGCATCTCCGAGGGGGCCAGGAACGGCATGCGCGCGGAGGCACGGGAAATTGCGTCGAGCACGCGTGCTGCACTGAGCGCCGGCGGGAATTTGGACGACATTTCCGGCCCCGCCTGGGCAGCTTTGCGTCAGGCGCTCGAGTCGCTGTCCCGGTCGAGGGCGGCGCAGGGGCAGTCCGCCGGCGACACGAGTCTGTTCGTGCTCTCCTTCAAGCGGCCCTTGTTCGCGCGCGTGCAGGCGAGCGTGCCGGCCGACGCGCAACTGGCCGCCGCCTGGTCGATCTCCTCCATGGTCGACCGGATGGCGCAGTGGACGGTCACCACCTACCAGGGCACGCGCGAAGAGCTCATTCAACGGCAGCAGTACGAGTTGCTGGAGCTCTCCACGCCCGTGATCAAGCTGTTCGAGGGCGTCCTGGCGGTGCCCATGATCGGCACGCTGGACTCGAACCGCACGCAGGTGGTGATGGAAACGCTGCTGCAGCGGATCGTCGAGACGGGCTCGCGGCTGGCGATCATCGACATCACCGGCGTGCCGACGGTAGACACGCTGGTGGCGCAGCACCTGCTGAAGACGGTGAGCGCGATCCGCCTCATGGGCGCGGAATGCATCATCAGCGGCATCCGCCCGCAGATTGCCCAGACGATCGTGCACCTGGGCATCGACCTGCAAGGCGTCGCGACGAAGTCCAGCCTGGCTGACGCGCTTGCGCTCGCGATGCAACAACAAGGCTTCGTGGTCACCCGCACACGCGGGAGTTGA
- a CDS encoding STAS domain-containing protein yields the protein MYRIPILRIGATLLVTIQVEMQDQLALTLRDDLANKIAECSASGVLIDISALEIVDSFVGRMLATISGVSRVLDASTVVVGMQPAVAITLGELGPSLEGVRAALDIERGMGLLAQGRSAPAHDCTRWT from the coding sequence ATGTACCGCATCCCGATCCTGCGGATCGGCGCCACCTTGCTCGTGACCATCCAGGTGGAAATGCAGGATCAACTTGCGCTGACGCTCCGGGACGACTTGGCCAACAAGATCGCCGAGTGCAGCGCTTCCGGTGTGCTGATCGACATCTCCGCCCTGGAGATCGTCGATTCCTTCGTCGGCCGGATGCTCGCCACCATCTCCGGTGTCTCGCGGGTTCTCGACGCGTCCACGGTAGTGGTCGGCATGCAGCCTGCGGTGGCGATCACCCTGGGGGAGCTTGGCCCCTCGCTGGAGGGTGTTCGTGCGGCGCTCGACATCGAGCGGGGCATGGGTCTGCTTGCGCAGGGCCGGAGCGCGCCTGCCCATGACTGCACCCGATGGACTTGA
- the tnpB gene encoding IS66 family insertion sequence element accessory protein TnpB (TnpB, as the term is used for proteins encoded by IS66 family insertion elements, is considered an accessory protein, since TnpC, encoded by a neighboring gene, is a DDE family transposase.) — protein sequence MIRVDALWLAVEPLDMRSGTEAALARIVRLFGGALPHHAYLFANRRANRMKVLVHDGIGVWLAARRLNAGRLVWSHEESVTRSLTQAQFDALVLGLRCRSSAHVAIARRYGRAPAVRQ from the coding sequence GTGATCCGAGTCGATGCGCTCTGGCTGGCCGTTGAGCCGTTGGACATGCGCTCAGGTACCGAAGCGGCGCTGGCCCGCATCGTTCGTCTCTTTGGTGGGGCCCTTCCTCATCACGCGTACTTGTTCGCCAATCGGCGAGCCAACCGCATGAAGGTCCTGGTGCACGACGGCATCGGAGTCTGGCTCGCCGCCAGGCGTCTGAATGCCGGCCGACTCGTCTGGTCCCATGAGGAGAGCGTCACGAGGTCGCTGACCCAGGCGCAGTTCGACGCCCTGGTTCTCGGCCTTCGTTGCAGATCATCGGCACATGTCGCAATTGCGCGGCGCTACGGCCGGGCGCCAGCGGTGCGGCAGTAG
- a CDS encoding sensor histidine kinase yields MARPSGHPLQMSQQLLTLSISANNLPAVRTQTRKVAVLSGLEALQQTRFSTAVSEIARNAVQYAGGGSVSFMVEDIGAAREQGVVAVVADEGRGIEDVAKAMSGLPDANGRIPMGLVGSSRLVDGLLVESRPTGGTSVRLEMKLPRTVARLTPARLDDIAAHLAERGPLSASEEVEEQNRELLKIHQELRAKQAELERADTRKNQFVATLAHELRNPLGTLKLAVDLMRKRPTIDPDEITRLADLMERQTRQMSQMVEDLMETAQIAQGKVVLAKELADLNELVAQSVEMSAGSTTAKGHEVTLRLANVPAWVQVDPRRMKQVLCNLIQNSARYTAPNGNIVVAVSCADSKAVVEVKDNGRGIEADLLPHIFGLFVQGNGSPGECGLGVGLALVRRLVEDHHGAVEARSGGAGQGSVFTVTLPLSTPRGA; encoded by the coding sequence ATGGCCCGGCCCTCCGGACATCCCCTCCAGATGAGCCAGCAGCTACTTACCCTCTCCATCAGCGCCAACAACTTGCCCGCGGTGCGCACGCAAACCCGCAAGGTCGCTGTCCTCAGTGGCCTGGAGGCTCTGCAGCAGACGCGGTTCTCCACCGCGGTGTCGGAGATCGCGCGCAACGCGGTCCAGTACGCGGGCGGAGGTTCGGTGTCCTTCATGGTGGAAGACATTGGCGCCGCGCGCGAGCAAGGTGTGGTCGCGGTGGTCGCAGATGAAGGGCGCGGCATCGAGGATGTGGCGAAGGCGATGAGCGGCCTTCCTGATGCAAACGGACGCATCCCGATGGGCTTGGTCGGCAGCAGCCGGCTGGTCGACGGGCTTCTGGTGGAATCGCGGCCGACCGGCGGAACGTCTGTGCGGCTGGAAATGAAACTGCCGCGCACGGTTGCGCGGCTCACACCGGCCCGGCTCGATGACATTGCCGCGCATCTCGCCGAGCGCGGGCCGCTCTCGGCGAGCGAAGAAGTCGAAGAACAAAATCGCGAGTTGCTGAAGATCCACCAGGAGCTTCGCGCCAAGCAGGCGGAATTGGAACGCGCGGATACGCGCAAGAACCAGTTCGTGGCCACCCTGGCGCACGAACTGCGCAATCCGCTGGGAACGCTGAAGTTGGCAGTGGACCTCATGCGCAAGCGCCCGACCATCGACCCAGATGAAATCACCCGGCTGGCGGATCTGATGGAGCGCCAGACCCGGCAGATGTCGCAGATGGTCGAGGACCTGATGGAAACGGCCCAGATCGCGCAGGGCAAGGTGGTGCTTGCGAAGGAACTGGCGGACCTCAACGAGCTCGTCGCGCAGTCAGTCGAGATGAGCGCGGGCTCCACGACTGCGAAGGGGCACGAGGTCACCCTGCGGCTCGCTAACGTGCCCGCGTGGGTGCAGGTCGACCCTCGACGCATGAAGCAGGTTCTATGCAACCTGATCCAGAATTCGGCGCGCTACACGGCACCCAACGGCAACATCGTCGTCGCTGTCTCGTGTGCAGACAGCAAAGCGGTGGTGGAGGTCAAGGACAACGGACGCGGGATCGAGGCGGACCTGCTGCCGCACATCTTCGGGCTGTTCGTGCAGGGCAACGGGTCGCCGGGCGAATGTGGCTTGGGCGTCGGACTGGCACTGGTGCGCAGGCTGGTAGAGGATCACCATGGCGCAGTCGAAGCCCGGAGCGGCGGGGCCGGGCAAGGTAGCGTCTTCACCGTGACACTTCCGCTCAGCACTCCCCGTGGAGCGTGA
- a CDS encoding AAA family ATPase, with protein MLVALSGLPGTGKTAIARLLARRLPAVHVGRLPPSRRCGADPDRAAARHVVRIHRLAA; from the coding sequence ATGCTCGTCGCACTCTCAGGCCTGCCCGGGACCGGGAAGACGGCGATCGCGCGGCTGCTCGCCAGGCGGCTGCCGGCCGTCCACGTTGGGCGGCTCCCCCCTTCCCGTCGCTGCGGCGCCGATCCGGATCGAGCTGCGGCGCGGCACGTTGTCCGCATCCATCGCTTGGCCGCTTGA
- a CDS encoding S1/P1 Nuclease: MMVLSPHQAWAWGHTGHVKISELAAKALPREMPLFLRNPIAAWEIGELGAEADESKTTGIVTGVANGRISTAPTVHDAERDPGHFLDVDDSGYVIGGAVLLASLPPTRQAFDTAQRGATAPAGQTQYGGYLPYAIIDGFQQLRKDFAMWRAFKAGLETAKTPADREYFVAHLALREQLIVRDIGYWSHFVADASQPMHVSIHFNGWGAYLNPNGYTTAPIHAPFEGSFVRNFVDFDAVRFQMRPYTDRGVATIEQRVPLYLAETLTEVVPVYLAAKNSGNDNYATAQPLELAIVTKQLAAGASELRDQIVDAWRQSTQVTVGFPLVTVSDIESGAVRVTPLTFGAD, translated from the coding sequence GTGATGGTCCTCTCCCCCCACCAGGCCTGGGCCTGGGGCCACACGGGCCACGTCAAGATCAGCGAACTCGCCGCCAAGGCCTTGCCGAGGGAGATGCCGCTGTTCCTGCGCAACCCGATCGCCGCGTGGGAGATCGGCGAGCTGGGCGCCGAGGCCGACGAGTCGAAGACGACCGGCATCGTGACGGGCGTGGCGAACGGCCGCATCAGCACGGCCCCGACCGTGCACGACGCCGAGCGCGACCCGGGCCACTTCCTCGACGTCGACGATTCCGGCTACGTCATCGGCGGCGCGGTGCTGCTGGCCAGCCTGCCGCCGACGCGCCAGGCTTTCGACACGGCGCAGCGTGGCGCCACGGCGCCAGCGGGGCAGACGCAGTACGGCGGCTACCTGCCGTATGCGATCATCGACGGCTTCCAGCAGCTGCGGAAGGACTTCGCCATGTGGCGCGCCTTCAAGGCCGGACTGGAGACCGCGAAGACGCCGGCCGACCGCGAATACTTCGTGGCGCACCTCGCGCTGCGCGAGCAGCTGATCGTGCGCGACATCGGCTACTGGAGCCACTTCGTGGCGGACGCGAGCCAGCCGATGCACGTGTCGATCCACTTCAACGGCTGGGGCGCGTACCTGAACCCGAACGGCTACACGACCGCGCCCATCCATGCGCCGTTCGAAGGCTCCTTCGTCCGCAATTTCGTCGACTTCGACGCGGTCCGCTTCCAGATGCGCCCCTACACCGACCGCGGCGTCGCGACGATCGAGCAGCGGGTCCCTCTGTATCTCGCCGAGACGCTGACCGAAGTGGTCCCGGTCTACCTGGCCGCCAAGAACTCGGGCAACGACAACTACGCGACGGCCCAGCCGCTGGAGCTGGCGATCGTGACCAAGCAGCTCGCCGCCGGCGCCTCCGAGCTGCGCGACCAGATCGTCGACGCCTGGCGCCAGAGCACGCAGGTGACCGTGGGCTTCCCGCTGGTGACCGTGAGCGACATCGAAAGCGGCGCGGTGCGGGTGACGCCGCTGACCTTCGGCGCGGACTGA
- a CDS encoding LysR family transcriptional regulator: MTKRLRQQPARTTAPDPADAPPGVPADRLALLETFIRIVEAGSLSAAAPLLQTTQPTVSRRLRALEQSLGVPLLQRSTHGMRLTVDGERCYQRARTLLDDWAAFEADMGGAGAEPEGLLRVAVPHAFGQDQFVAPLESFLRAWPRVTVEWLLQDEVDDARARGIDCVIQVGQPTDPAMIAIRLAAVPRIVVAAPGLLAGGKVPQDPEALAALPWLALRTYYRDELLLTHAVTGETRAVPLQSRFSTDSLYALRSAALRGLGACAGSAWLLVDDVARGDLVHLAPQWQPAPLPIWITYPQAGHYPSRLLRFVEAMRKAVPGIVEG, encoded by the coding sequence ATGACCAAACGACTTCGCCAGCAGCCCGCCCGGACCACCGCGCCGGATCCGGCGGATGCGCCGCCGGGCGTGCCCGCGGACCGGTTGGCGCTGCTGGAGACCTTCATTCGCATCGTCGAGGCCGGCAGCCTGTCGGCCGCGGCGCCGCTGCTGCAGACGACGCAGCCGACGGTCAGCCGGCGCCTGCGGGCCTTGGAACAGTCACTGGGCGTGCCGTTGCTGCAGCGGTCTACGCACGGGATGCGGCTCACCGTGGATGGCGAACGTTGCTACCAGCGCGCGCGGACCTTGCTGGATGACTGGGCGGCCTTCGAGGCCGACATGGGCGGCGCCGGCGCGGAGCCGGAAGGCCTGCTGCGGGTGGCCGTGCCGCATGCCTTCGGGCAGGACCAGTTCGTCGCGCCGCTGGAAAGCTTCCTGCGCGCCTGGCCGCGCGTGACGGTGGAGTGGCTGCTGCAGGACGAGGTGGACGATGCCCGCGCGCGCGGCATCGACTGCGTGATCCAGGTCGGCCAGCCGACCGACCCCGCCATGATCGCGATCCGGCTCGCCGCCGTCCCGCGCATCGTGGTGGCCGCGCCGGGCCTGCTTGCGGGGGGCAAGGTGCCGCAAGACCCCGAGGCCTTGGCGGCGCTGCCCTGGCTGGCGCTGCGCACCTACTACCGCGACGAGCTGCTGCTGACGCATGCCGTGACGGGCGAGACGCGCGCCGTGCCGCTGCAATCGCGCTTCAGCACCGACAGCCTGTACGCCTTGCGCAGCGCCGCCCTGCGCGGGCTGGGCGCTTGTGCCGGTTCGGCCTGGCTGCTGGTGGACGATGTCGCTCGCGGCGACCTCGTCCACCTCGCGCCGCAATGGCAGCCGGCGCCACTGCCGATCTGGATCACGTACCCGCAGGCCGGGCACTACCCTTCGCGGCTGCTTCGATTCGTCGAAGCGATGCGCAAGGCGGTGCCGGGGATCGTGGAGGGCTGA
- a CDS encoding tripartite tricarboxylate transporter substrate binding protein, which translates to MTVRRRVVLAAALMTAFAAHAEDWPTKPVKIIVPFATGGGSDFVARFIANKLQAAFGQAFVVDNRPGAGGNLGVEMGVKSPADGYTLTLVASSYTVNPAVYKLKFDPVTDIAPIVQIAQGPLILCANPGLPAKSVQELVALAKAQPGKVNFASSGTGGIAHAAGELFAQRAGVKLTHIPYKGTGPAMNDTIGGTTQLFFSSAASAIPQIQGGKLRALAVTTAQRVPALPDVPTAQEAGVGNYTVTLWHGLIAPKGTPPAVIEKINAAVNKIMQSKETADVLKGDGMAPAGGSAAQFATIIRSEIDTWQQLSTTVNLKAE; encoded by the coding sequence ATGACCGTTCGACGCCGCGTCGTTCTCGCCGCTGCCCTGATGACCGCCTTCGCGGCCCACGCGGAGGACTGGCCGACCAAGCCTGTGAAGATCATCGTCCCGTTCGCCACGGGCGGCGGCTCCGACTTCGTCGCGCGCTTCATCGCCAACAAGCTGCAGGCGGCTTTCGGCCAGGCCTTCGTCGTGGACAACCGGCCCGGCGCCGGCGGCAACCTGGGCGTCGAGATGGGCGTGAAGTCGCCGGCCGACGGCTACACGCTGACGCTGGTGGCATCGAGCTACACGGTCAACCCCGCGGTCTACAAGCTGAAGTTCGACCCGGTGACGGACATTGCGCCCATCGTGCAGATCGCGCAGGGCCCGCTGATCCTGTGCGCGAACCCGGGGTTGCCCGCGAAGTCGGTGCAGGAGCTGGTGGCGCTCGCCAAGGCGCAACCGGGCAAGGTGAACTTCGCGTCCAGCGGAACCGGCGGCATCGCCCATGCGGCCGGTGAATTGTTCGCGCAACGCGCCGGCGTGAAGCTCACGCACATCCCGTACAAGGGCACCGGACCGGCGATGAACGACACGATCGGCGGGACGACGCAGCTGTTCTTCAGCAGCGCTGCGTCGGCCATTCCGCAGATCCAGGGCGGCAAGTTGCGGGCCCTGGCCGTCACGACGGCGCAGCGGGTTCCCGCGCTGCCCGATGTGCCCACCGCACAGGAAGCCGGTGTCGGCAACTACACGGTGACGCTGTGGCACGGGCTCATCGCGCCCAAGGGCACGCCGCCGGCGGTCATCGAGAAGATCAACGCGGCCGTCAACAAGATCATGCAGTCCAAGGAAACCGCGGACGTGCTGAAGGGCGACGGCATGGCGCCGGCCGGCGGCAGCGCCGCGCAGTTCGCCACGATCATCCGCAGCGAGATCGACACCTGGCAGCAACTGAGCACCACGGTCAACCTGAAGGCTGAGTAG
- a CDS encoding dihydrofolate reductase family protein: MQRLRYSINVTLDGCCDHLAIIPDEELHHRAAETIAQADALIFGRVIYEMMESAWREPARTGVRPDWMPAWMEPFARTIDAKKKYVVSRTLTSVDWNAELLRGDLAEEVRRLKQQPGRGLLVGGVMLPQALAELGLIDDYELVVHPRLAGHGPTLFAGLSKPVDLKLVEQVKYGSGAVAMRYERQES, encoded by the coding sequence ATGCAACGCCTGCGCTATTCCATCAACGTCACGCTGGACGGATGTTGCGACCACCTCGCGATCATCCCCGACGAAGAACTGCACCATCGCGCGGCCGAGACCATCGCCCAGGCCGATGCGCTGATCTTCGGGCGGGTCATCTACGAGATGATGGAATCCGCCTGGCGCGAACCGGCGCGCACGGGCGTGCGGCCAGACTGGATGCCGGCCTGGATGGAACCGTTCGCGCGCACGATCGATGCGAAGAAGAAGTACGTGGTGTCGCGCACGCTCACCAGCGTCGACTGGAACGCGGAGCTGCTGCGCGGCGACTTGGCAGAGGAGGTCCGGCGGCTCAAGCAGCAACCCGGTCGCGGGCTGCTGGTGGGCGGCGTGATGCTTCCGCAGGCATTGGCGGAGCTGGGCTTGATCGACGACTACGAGCTCGTCGTGCATCCCCGGCTGGCCGGCCATGGGCCGACCCTGTTCGCGGGGCTGTCGAAGCCGGTCGACCTGAAGCTCGTGGAGCAGGTGAAGTACGGTTCCGGCGCGGTGGCGATGCGTTACGAGCGGCAGGAGTCCTGA